The DNA window TGGGTGCAGTGAAGCCCAACTGCTGCCACCCTTGTCCTAGTCGTAGCAACACACAACAATCGAGTCCAGCACCCTGCCATCCATCTTATGCAGATTGATGCCATGGCCTCATTTGATGGTTATATTAGTGCACCAACATTTGAAGATGGTCCAAGAGTTCCATGGCAGGTAATTAATTTATCTACTAAGCTCTGTTACAAATTGGGCATTTTAATTACTTCATTATTTTGTTCActtatgattatttttcatgacaTAGTTAGATAGCACGGACCCATATGTGGAAAATTTGGACGAGCTATTAGTGGGATGCATGACTCCACATGAAATTGAAGATAGCATTGAAATCATCGCAGACGAGGTTGCTCACGGTGATAAATCTCAACCGTATGTTGGCATGGAGTTTTCAACACCTGAGGAGGCATACACTTTCTACAATGATTATGCATACCGTGTCGGTTTTAGTGTGCGGAAATCCTCTAAGACGAAAAATAGGGACGGTGTGTCGTCAGTTAGATTTGTGTGTAACAAGGAAGGGTTTTCAGATAgtcagaaaaagaagaaaaagccCATTGGAAGTGTGAATGATCAGAGAACGCCTGAGAAGGAGAAAGGGATGACAAGGACAGGCTGCAAGGCCTCCTGCAGAATTAGACTTTATAAAAGTGGTGTTTGGCGCATAAGTGTGTTTGAAGAGAATCACAACCATGTTGTTATCAAGAGCCCATCGAAGAAGCGAAATCTGAGATCCCATAAATGTTTGTCAGAGGAGGATAAGAAGATTATACGTAACTTGAGTGCTCAAAATATGAAGCCTTCACAGATTTTGGAATATTTGGCTGTCCAATATGGGGGTAAGCAAAACATCAGATTCAAAAAGAAGGATGTTAGCAATGAGGTATCAGCTGAAAATCGCAGTctccttggtgttgatgttGATACGACATTGTGTTACtttcagaagaagaaggagaaggatcCAGAGTTCTTTTATGCGATAGACTTAGATGAGAATGGTGctgttaagaatattttttgggTTGATGGCCGAGGTAGAAGGTCGTATCAGGAGTTCGGGGATGTTGTCACTTTTGATACAACATATCAAACCAATATTTACAGCATGCCGTTGGCACCATTCCTCGGTGTAAGCCACCACCGACATACAATTTCCTTTGGTTGGGCTCTTCTTAGGCTAGAGGATGCACCAAATTTCTGTTGGTTGTTTAAGACATGGTTAGAGGCAATGTATGGGAAGCACCCAAGTGCAATAATAACTGACCAAGATCCAGCAATGAAAAAAGCTATTGTGcttatttttccaaaaactaaACATCGATGTTGTCAGTGGCATGTGATGAGGAAGGCAAGAGATCACCTTGGTCTATTGTACAGCCAAATGGAGGGTTTCAAAGAAGAATTACAAGCTGTTATTAACCGAAGCCTCACTGTTGTAGCATTTGAAAGGGATTGGGAAGCCATGCTagtgaaatttaaattaactGACAATAGCCATCTCAAGCTGATGTTTAGCACTCGGACACAATGGGTCCCAGCCTACTTTAGAGACACGTTTTTTGCTAATATGTCAACTACACAACGTAGTGAAAGTATGAATGCTATTCTCAAGTTGTGGGTGGACAGCCATAAATCGATTTACCAGTTTGTGAAGCAAATTGAGAAGTTGACCGATGGCATATGGCAAAGAGAAAGCGACGAGGATCTCAAGTCTATGAATGAGCAACCACACTTGTATTCACCCTACCAAATGGAGATTGAGGCACGCATGGTATATACCAGAAATGTATTCTCTGTGTTTAAGGATATTGTACGGGAGAGTTTCTTGGGTTTTGTCACTGAGataattaaagataaattgTACCATGTCAGAATAAGTTTCAATCCTCAGTTTCGTAATTTCAAGCCAGAGTCATACGAAATTGAGGTTGATATAGAAACTTCCAGAGTTTCTTGCACATGCAAAGGTTTTGAGGTTGAGGGTCTTATTTGCCCTCACAGTATCAAAGTAATGCACCATATAGGCATGGCACACCTCCCTGCCCACTACATTTTGACACGCTGGACTAAAGGTGCCAATGCAAACTCCAAGAAACATTTAAGTGAGAGAAGCATGGATACGGGACAAACAATAGAATTACAAGCATTGCGATTTGCTACGATCAAGTCAAGCTTGATGGAAATGGGCAAGGTTGGTGCATTATCTGTTGAAACATTCAATTGCTTAAAACAGATAATTATTGATGGcatggcgaagttgatgaCCATGGAAGATGCAAAGTTAATGTCTATGGGACAAACCATAGTGACAGTTGATCCGCCAGAAGATGGAACGAAGGAGGTGTCAAGCAAACCTTTGTATATTGATCCACCAGACGCACAATGCAAGGGCAAGAGGAAGAAACTTACCAGATTCCAGCCTCCTGCTGacaagaaggaaagaaaaatgagaaCTTGTAGTATCtgcaatgcaaaaaaaaggCCACAATGCTAGGACTTGCCCACAGGTCTCTTTCTTtgttaaagttattttatccATTTTTTATCGATTTTTGAAATCCTCTAATTACTGTGTTGCCATGTTGTGTAGAGACTAAAAGGATTTGGACAAAATAAGGAAGCAATAGACAGTGAATACAGTGAAGATAGCGAAGACGAAGTTGAGGAAGGGGattgtgaaattttttattagactaTGCTTTGAAAATATTTCCTAGTACCGTTGGAAACATGAACTTATGTTGACTATGTTTCTTTAGTTTTTGAGGCTATCTTTTCGTTGTAAGCGACTAAGGATATTATGATccaattttaatgtttgaatTCGTTTTTCTGCGTGTATAACCATACTCTACCAGTGATGGACTGACAGGGGACAAACAAATGTTGAACACTGTTTCAATTCCGTGCGCTAAATTACAGGAGTTCAACAGAAAATGATAGAACACATGGATACCACCTACATCATAACTAAACGCAGAGAATACATCTAAGCTAGCTACATTACACTATTTAAAAAGCATAATAACATTCACCGCCATGAATACAATCAACACCACCAGAATTTTGTTAAGTATTCCAACGACTTTAGCTTCAAATCGTTGCAGCTGATATTTAAGTTCAAGTGGACTGAAATTGGCATCATCACTCCATCCCAAGAAAGCATTGCAAGTTGGGTTTGGACAGCTAAAAAATTCTCTCTCAAAGTTCTTCTTTGTTCGTGACATCCTGACAGTGGCATAGCTGCGGCACCTCATGCAAATTGGGCCTGGTGCACCTGTATTCCAGCCATGATTCCTGCTAGTCTGGCTACTCATTTTATCTATTCAAGTACAACAATAAACATGAATCAACAAACACaatttacaacttttatacAATTATAACTCATTTTAAATACAGAAAGTTAGACTGCTAGTCACCTTGCAAGTCAGAAAGTAAGACAATTACTTGATGCAAGTAAACAACATGTGCACAATTTTCATTACTTGATTTAAGTATTCACGGTTATCAGTAATATGTTTCTCATCATAAATTGAATAAGCAAAGATTAACACTTTTTCACTGCAGCGCTTGCCGGGGCGTGGGCCACATTTTAATTAACCAGTTTAAATCCCAAGTTTAAATAAGTATTTAATTAACTGAAACACTGCACCCACATTTTAATTGAGCAGTTTAAATACCCAGTATAAAATCATACCTTACGGAGGGAGGCAGACGACTTCACTGCATCGCTCGCCGGAGCGTGCCCACCGTTTGTGACAGCAAGAATGAGGCAGGGAGGGGAGGACCAGAGCTTGGGTTTCGATTTGCTCGGTTTTTGGATGGGAAGACGAAATCAAATCGAGGTGGGTTGCGATGACGCGTCCATGGGAGGCGCTGGGTTTCTACGGCTGGGACAGGGGTGGCAGCAGCTGGGCTTCATCGCCGGAGCTAGCGTCGGCTGTACCGgaccttgccgccgccggcggcggcggcttcccgGTAGGCTTCAGATCTAGGGCTTCCTTGTGAGTgcgaagaaaggaaaagaaatgagAGAGAGGTGCAGAGGAAGGGGGCGCCTCCGGGATTCAATTTTTCAGCCTCCATCCGCACGAATCTTGGCGCACGGCGGACGGCCCAGATCCTGACGCACGCAAGACCCCCTGAGTTGCAACTCagggtagcaaaactctatatatatatatatatatatatatatatatatatatatatatatatatatatatatatatgtatgtatgtatgtatgtatgtatgtatgtatgtatgtatgtatgtatgtatgtatgtatgtatgtatgtatgtatgtatgtatgtatgtatgtatgtatgttacACGGTTTATAATTTGCTAATTCGCCTCCTGGatacttaattatatattctaTACCTCTCTGATTATGTGTGAGAGAAAATTATGTAACTGTACGCAGGGGGGAAGTTAGTTAATTTGGTACGCAGGGTAGAAGTTTAGATAAAActctatttcattttttttcaatggtaAACACATATTAAAACATTAAGACTGTGCAGAGCAAATATTGGCCAAAACAAATATCCGgatatttatactataaataaGGTAGAAATAGgttcataatatatatatttatttatttttgagttgTTTTCATGTATcaggagctagctagcgcacggaagaaaggaagaacagaaaaaaggaaaaggaaaaggaaaggaggCCGTGAAGCCCAAGTCAATAAGGTTCCTGTTGGGCTGACCAGAAGGATACGGcccaattaaattaattcctttcaGTTGGGCTTAATTCTTTCCGGCCCATCgaccaagcagcagcagcagtagtacGACCTGAATCTGAAGGATAGCAGCCTATGTTTGATTCATCTCAtgttcaaatttgataaagttAGCACCTCATTTGGTTTTATAGCCATACTGTAGCAAGAATTTCTATTAGTTCTTATACTCCCTCTTGaaaccgttgacttttttatacatgtttgactatttatcttattaaaaaattacgtagttattaattatttttatatcattttatttattgttaaatatacttttatacatatatatagttttacatattttataaaaaacttaaataaaataaattattaaatatgtgtcaaaaaatcaatggcgtcaaacatttaggaacggagggagcatgTCCTATGTGTCaccaacttaaaaattatatagcaTAATAGTTCTTTGCTAGTGTAGCTTACTTTTTTGTTAGCCATAACTCATACGAATATAACAAATGGTGTCAACCTAAGTATAACACCAAAATAACCTCTTGGTACAACTTAAAGAAAACAACCTCTTGGTAAACTTTACTTGAGTTATATTAATTGGCCATAGTTTCATAAATAGGATTGGACATATCTTTGTGCTTAACACCATGCCCCAGTAGGTATTTCTTATGCATAGAGTTCATCTGATGTCAATGTATTCGCGAGATTACAGCAATGAAAAAGATGCAAGGTTTTTTACAATTTCGAGCTTCCTAATGATAGACGTTCATGATGTGACAACCTGTCAGGCCCCAGTTTTAAGTGGAAGCGATAATTTATATGGTGTTAAAGTAAATATGAGTTTTGTCTTGTTCTATTGTGAAACTGTGGTGAATAAAGAtgactaaaagaaaattttactcaaaaagaagagaaaatctTAATGATGGATAGATGGATGAAGATGGTGACGccatttttagtttaaagTAGTAATTctactattaaaaatagaaatattcgttcattttttttcttttatcaaaaGAAAAGCATACCAGAGTTGCAGTACTACGACGGTACAGTACGTAGTTGCAACTGTAAAAGCGAAAAGGAGCTTAAGAAAAACGTGAACAGTGGTCAGGTgtaattttcaaacatttaattCCGCCATTAGTGACGGCATGCAGTGCGCAATTAAGTAACGGTGGATTGCTCTTTTCCGGCGTTTCTTAGACGAAAAGTCTCCTCAATCCACATCACCTTTTCGATTGAGCGCTACTACATTTGGACCTCTAGCTGCATGTGCGACACTTCTCTAAATTTTGGTTGAATCTTGttgtttcaaatttaaattctcgaAAACCATTGAGAATCTCACTCGGGATCTATCTTTGTTTCTAGCCAAAATCTCGAAATTTCAGTTTCTGGTTGGTTTCAGGATGTCGTGCGAGAACAGAAGGAATGGGAGAGAGAGGCACGATTTCTCAAGTTGCAGATAACGACTTTTACATGTATATGATTTCTAAGTTTTCGAAAGTTGTATGGGATTACTGTTGGAGCTAGGTTTTTTCCCATTAAATCCGAACAATTTTGTCTTGAGAACCATAGAGAATCAGTCTTGACGGGAACGCTACTTCTGTTGCGTTTTGGTTGAAACGATGATCGCGGTATCACGACGGTTTTCGTTCATATCACGGTTTTGTGTAAACCGTGGAAATATATCGTGATTATCACGATACATCACTATGGATttctttagatttttttaaaattttgagttgtCATGATATTTATCGAAGCAAGTCACGGTATATTATTATGGTGTCCTAGAGAGGTATGACCGATTATCCCAATTATCACGATTATCACCAATAATCATGGTATGACTGACACATAATTTTACCTCACGAAACAATAAGTGAAACCTTGCTTATACTTACGCTTATCAGTAGCAGCATAAGCCAACCGATGAGACCGAGTGTTCATGCAACTAAATAATACTCTCTCGGTTTTATATTGTACAATTTTTCTAATACATAGATTCTTCCACCGttcaattatattatttatacatatgtttggatttattagcatttctGTAAACAGAGAAAACACAATTCGTTACCCTTATTAGCATTTCTATTAACTTAGACAACA is part of the Oryza brachyantha chromosome 2, ObraRS2, whole genome shotgun sequence genome and encodes:
- the LOC102722352 gene encoding protein FAR1-RELATED SEQUENCE 7-like; translation: MASFDGYISAPTFEDGPRVPWQLDSTDPYVENLDELLVGCMTPHEIEDSIEIIADEVAHGDKSQPYVGMEFSTPEEAYTFYNDYAYRVGFSVRKSSKTKNRDGVSSVRFVCNKEGFSDSQKKKKKPIGSVNDQRTPEKEKGMTRTGCKASCRIRLYKSGVWRISVFEENHNHVVIKSPSKKRNLRSHKCLSEEDKKIIRNLSAQNMKPSQILEYLAVQYGGKQNIRFKKKDVSNEVSAENRSLLGVDVDTTLCYFQKKKEKDPEFFYAIDLDENGAVKNIFWVDGRGRRSYQEFGDVVTFDTTYQTNIYSMPLAPFLGVSHHRHTISFGWALLRLEDAPNFCWLFKTWLEAMYGKHPSAIITDQDPAMKKAIVLIFPKTKHRCCQWHVMRKARDHLGLLYSQMEGFKEELQAVINRSLTVVAFERDWEAMLVKFKLTDNSHLKLMFSTRTQWVPAYFRDTFFANMSTTQRSESMNAILKLWVDSHKSIYQFVKQIEKLTDGIWQRESDEDLKSMNEQPHLYSPYQMEIEARMVYTRNVFSVFKDIVRESFLGFVTEIIKDKLYHVRISFNPQFRNFKPESYEIEVDIETSRVSCTCKGFEVEGLICPHSIKVMHHIGMAHLPAHYILTRWTKGANANSKKHLSERSMDTGQTIELQALRFATIKSSLMEMGKVGALSVETFNCLKQIIIDGMAKLMTMEDAKLMSMGQTIVTVDPPEDGTKEVSSKPLYIDPPDAQCKGKRKKLTRFQPPADKKERKMRTCSICNAKKRPQC